In Silene latifolia isolate original U9 population chromosome 6, ASM4854445v1, whole genome shotgun sequence, the genomic window GAAAGGTGTACCAAATTTCTGGCTAACTGCGTTGAAGGCAAATGAAGTTGTAGCCACATTGATTCATAAGCAGGATCAAGATGTTCTACAATATCTCGAGGATATAAGTTGGCGCAAAATTAGAAGTTCAAAAGATGATCCTAACTGTTGTATCGAGCTCAAATTCTGTTTTGGCGCAAATCCGTGTTTTCGCAATTCTGTTTTGACAAAGTCCTATTTTATTGATGATGATCATCCCTTTTTTTCTTCACTAGAGTATGCTATTGGGACTCAAATTGGTTGGTATGCCGGGAAAGAGTTGACTGGCAGTTTTTTTGATTTCTTTGCGCTCCCGGGATTGCCTGACTATAAAGATCGTCACTTAAGAGGTGAAGAGTGGAGATCTCTTATGGAACCTGATTACAATATTGGGTTATTGATATGTTACCATGTCATTCCACATGCCGTGTCATTGTTTACTGGTGAATTTCAACATACATTGAGGATGATGGAGATGACGACGAAACCAATCACATAACTGGTTCTGGTTTTGGTTCACATGATGAGGGTTGTATGTgagtaggtttttttttttttttttttttttttttttttttttttttttttgttttgtcggTACAATTGCAAAAATAACTAACAGTGGTTTTGGTTGCTAATTTTGAAAACTGTCTTGTCTTCGGACATCCATCTATGGTTCAAATTACAAGTACGTACTTTCTTAGATCTTTGCCTACTGGTTGAAAATAAGATATAGTGGACAATAGATCATAAATTCGAATCTCCTGCTTCTAATAGTGTATTGACCTCTGGCTTATTAATTTGACATCAAAATTTACAAGGGTTTAATGGAGAAATAGGAAGGTACATCGGATGTAGTACCTCATACCCAATACCCAGCCCTAACCCAATACCCAGCCCTATGAACCCGCCCATgttactaaaacaaaaaaaaaaaaaaaaaaaaaaaacaaaacaagcgGAAATTACGTTCTCATTCAACGCCTATTCAAAACCTAGTCAAAACCCCCTTTTACAGTAAAAttctttcaattttcaaaaacttTCTACATTAGAATTCTTTCAATTGCAGTAACAAGAGTACAATCCGTCTAGACTAAATGGCGAATCAAACTATCAGGTACGTTTTAATCGTCAACCGGTTCTTGATTGAATTatttgcttgtaattgtttgAAATCAATTTCAAGGGTATATTGATCAAATATTTCTAATTTATGATTGTTTATTGATCGTTTCGTCTAATTCAGTGATTGTTTTGGTTGCAATTATGTTGATGAATTAGTGAAGGCATTCAGAGGCTAGTGGTACAACACTTTGTAGGCAAAAGTAGTCTCATTTTTGAACCATATATTCTTTTCTGAAATGCATCTTTGTTTCCTGTAGTTCTGTATTAGTGCATTGGTTGTAAATTTCCATAAATCTCTTAATGCCAAAGGCCCTCTGCAATGTAACTTTCCATAAAACTCTAAATGTCATACGAAACTCGTGAACTTGATTATATATATCATTCATGTTGGTTGTATCATCCATGTCGTAAATTCGATCATCATGCTGGTTGTAGAATTCTTTTCGTTAATTTGATTATATATCATGTTGGTTGTATCATCCATATCTTTAAATCATCATGATCATTGTAGCATTCGTGTCGTTAATTTTATACGCAAATGGGACCTATTCTGCTGCCCTAAAAACTTGGTTATATATGCGCAGGGAATCACTCTTATACCATGTTTAGAGCTATTTAATGAACCTTTTTAGCTAAATCGAGTTTTTGATTATATGCTCTCAGGGATGAAACAAATAAGGAGAAGACTTTGCTTTGCTATACAAGAAAAAAGAAGGCAGACAAACCTACTAAGAGGTAATTGATGGCAATCATGTATATTTAGCCATGTAAAAAAATGCTAACTGTATAAGCTCTCCATAAAATTTTATAAGCTAATTCTGAAACTTTTGAAACCTTTTTTAAGTTTATACACTGCTTGTTGTTGCAATTATGTACGAAACATGCTTAGTTTGCACGAAACCTTTTGAGCTTTAAGTCATACTTCCCGAGCATTATATGAAAGTTTTTGAGTATATCCTTTTAAGTTAATATGACATTTTTCTAGCATCGTATCATATGAAAGTTTGTAAACACTTAGTTGATTTTTTAGCACAATCTTCATATCTTTTATACGCAAATTTGGGTTTTCTGTATACTACACTTAGGGCTGGCGAAAAGAAGAGGGTGGCGGAATCGACTAAGCTGACTTGCAAAAGGGCAAAAAGCACCATTCAAAAACAAACAGAAACAGACAATGGACATCAATCAAAAGAATATCAAGTGGAAGAtaaaaatgaagaacaagatacTTCTGATGTTGAAGACACATCAACAGGATTGCGAAAACTAGATACACGTATGTCCCCAAGTGACTTTGTGACACTGTTGACAGAACTGACCCCAGCACAACTGAAAAGTTTGGCAACAACACCGTTCAAATATTTTGTGGATTTGAAAGTCTCCAGGTTTCCGTCTAAACTAGCTCACTATGTAGTGTCTACATATAACGACAGAGATCATGAAATCGTGTTGACAAATGGGCAACGTTTCACAGTGAAGAAAGAAGACGTTCACAATGTATTAGGTTTACCAATCGGACCAACACTTATGACTGGTAAACCAAATGTCCCAACCAATCAGTATGAAACCGTTTTTTCAGAATGGATCAACCAGTTTGGCAAAGATGCCAAGGGTAGGGTGGTGAAGATGGGTGTTCTGAAGCAATATATTATTGAACACAAAGAAGAAGCGGGACCGATGTTTAAAAGAAACATCATCCTTTATATCGTTACCAAAATGATCTTTTGTGCTGGAAATGATCATGTTTGGCTAGATATTTTTCCATGGTTAGTAGACACGGATAACTTGAATCAGTTGGACTGGTGTGATTTTGTTATTGATAGACTGATGAAAGCAAGAGAGAATTGGTCTGATGGATCTTCTTTTTGTGGTCCACTATTATTTCTTGTGGTAAGTTAAATCATACGTTGTTTTAGTTTAATGTTAAAATCATCCGTCTATTATTAATTGTTGTATATTTTACTGAAATTTCTTGCAAATTAATTATATTTGCCTGATGTCATCTTTCAATGTAGTTGCACTatgttgacacagttgtcgatGGGAAAAGAGATACAACCATCAGAACTTATCCAAGATTTATAGGTTGGACGACGAAAGAACTTAACAACCGGGAAAAGAAAAGCAGCAAACGAGGTGGTTTTGGTGGCGGATACGTTGAAAAAGATGGTCCTACAAGTGTAAGTAATTTTTTGAAGTAGTTATCTAGTAAGTGGATGGTCTCtcattatttttaaaattatgtCAACATCTTTATTAGGTCCTATGTTTATATATAACAATTTGGAGCTAATGTAGAAATATACTTCACTTTTGATATGATATGAAGCATTCTAATGATAGATGGGATTTTGAGCTTCTGCCCAAACTTTTTGAGCTTAGGTACAAACTTTTTGAGCAATAGTTGCATGTTTACGTGTTCTTAGTTTTCGACCTTGGCATAGCAAACTTGTCATATTTGAGTGTTATATGAATTTTGAGCAAAGATTTCGTATCAAAATTTTTGTGTTCACGTGAGATTTTCaacagtttttgaaattttttgaacatACACTTCTCGAGCTTATATATTACGCATAATTTTCCTGCGATTGTTTGAAGAATTTAATGAAACTGGGTGatgtttaatttttttgttttgataTCTCCATTGTATATACAGAATGAATTTAGCACAATCAAAAAATATGAAGAACCTATTGAAGAGGAGCCCGAAAATGACATAACGGTAACAAAACAACACTTATAGTCTTTTTAATCATTCAAATCATGTAAAATGTTCACATCTTTTTGCCAAGCATTATTATAAACTGTACATAATTCTAAATACTATGGTGCAGGCCATTCTAAACGACTATTTAAAGACGATGGAGAGCTTGGCGTCCTTGTACAGGCAATTTGACATAAAAGGGAGAAAATTATTTGAAAAAAACGTAAACCACGAAGACGTCAAGAAAGTTATAATggactcacgcaaagtcttcaaTTTGTCAGTTTTGCCTAATGCTTGTGACACAAATCAATCAATTCCCAAAGCCAGTGAAAGCGTTCAGGTCAATGAAAAAGCAAAAGCAGACAGCGACGAGAATACTCCAATATTTTTTCAAGACTCTTTTTATGACACACCTGAAATTTGGGCTATCGTTGACTCTACGATAAAAGCCAAGCAATCCTTGCTACAGCCGGATGATATTGAACCACCTAGCTTCTCACTTGGTTTGACACAAGACTTTTTAAACACCTCTGCAGCACCTCTCGATCATGAGACTAATGAAACTGAGGAAGAAAATGGTCAAGAACATCCAAGCTTCTCACTTTGGTTGTCTGACAGTGCATCGCCTTTGAATCCGCAAACTGACGAAGAGGGGGAAGAAAACGGACAAGAAGCAGAAGTGCAAGAAGAAGGGGAAGGAGGACCAAAAGATCAGAGAAAGCAGAAAACACCAATAAATAGGGAAAACCGATTACCTGGAAAAGAATTTAGATCTCCTTACCTTGTGAGATGCTTGAACCCGAAGAGCCTGCCAACGAAAAAGGAGATTGAATTTGCAGCATATGTGCTATCACTTGATAAGACGCCGCTGTAAGACTTatcttccctttctctttttttttttcttatatacTGATATCGTAATAATTGTTCACTTGATCATCTATTTTTTGGATAAGCCTAGGCACCCATGTACTTATCGAGTTTCTTTATTAACTTGTTGGGCTATTATATAGTTTTTATGATTTCAAAGTTACTAATCTTAAATATACATCAAGTCGAGATTAATTTTAGTTTTGTTAAATGTTTCAATCAACTATTAATGCATTTTTTTCCCTGTAGTACATGTATGTTCAAATGTGGGAGTGTTATGACAACAAACGAGGATCTACGTTCACTAGTAACCAAGGATTCATTTGTATTAGCAAATGTGATAAGTACATATGCGTTCATCCTTAATTTTAGAGAAAGATATAAAAGTCAATCATCTCCATCAAGGGCGTTCTTCCCATAGAAGTCATGAGTAAGTTACCTAAATTTCGGACTCTACATAACATTTTGAGTATTACTAGAAAGTTATTGTCTGTGTGGGAAATATGGCTCCAGCTTATAAAGTTATTTTGGAATGCTAACTTGAACTTTGTATAAAACAGACAAAGTTAGTTGGATTCGATGACTATGAAAAATCATACACCACTTTCAAGAGCGACATGGATCTCTACTTTAAGATGTGGAGCATATTTGAAAATCCATCTGAAGTTGATATGTTTTTCTTTCCCTTTTATCTGGAACGACATTTCTTTGTCGCTTGCTTCAATGTCAAGAACGGGAAACTTAGATATGATTTCCTAGACAACAAGTCTGAAGGGGGATCGTCATTAGCAAAATATTCAGATCTTCCATCAAAATTGGTAAGAATTATTTACTTTCAACGACATACGATATTTTTACTTTATAGGATAAATTATTATCATCCACCTGACATTAATGAGTATTATTAATCTCGTATTTGATATTTATATCCTTAACAAATATTACTTGGTTCTCGTTTACATTTCAGCAAGAGTTTTTTGCTAGATGGCTCTTtagtgaaaacatgttcaacaaagCGTCTCTTGTCCGCGGCCTTAAAATTACACGGCCGGAAATGAAGTGGCGTGACCAGTCAAATGATTGTGATTGTGCTGTTTATACGATGCGGCACATGGAGACATATCAAGGTGACCTCAAAGATTGGGATACAGGCCTCGAGAAAGGCCAGGTAACATTGTATAGATGAGATTTTGATGAATAGAGCCTATTATTTGAAGTACTCTTAGCGTAATGGAGATGTTAAGCAATATGCTACACTTTTTTAGCAATACTTGAAAATTTCTGAGTACCTAGTTTCTAACAATGTTTTATTTTTCCTCTCACAGCGTAAAGCTCTGCAAAATTTACGAGTCAAGTACGCGTACGACATTGTGAACTTTGAGAAGAATGGGTTGAAAACAGAAGTGTTATCTCGTGCAAGTAGAGAAAAATGTACTTAATTCAAGACATAAGTATTGTGTAAATAATTATGACATTGCCTTACGCAAAATTTGCTCTTGTCGACAGAAGTTGCTTGTCAAACAGATTGATATTCTTAGAatcttgtattttttttttaataatgctAGTTCTTGAGTTTTTAGTTTTCGAGTTATACATCACTTCCTTGCGAGCATTTGACCGGACTTTTTTTAGCGCCGTCATTGaagtttttgagcattatgatATACTTTCTAAGCTTACCGACTGTTTGTTTACAAGTTTCTAGTACACGAGTTACACAATACGAATTATACAAAACTCTCATTTTGAGCATTTCAGCAAACTTTTAGAGCATTTCACCAAACTTTTAGAGCATTTAACAAACTATCTGAGCATCATCATTCAACTTTCCGAGCTAACACGTTACTCTACTTTTTGAGCATCTATAGACTGTATTTTTTAAGTAATGCTAGTTCTTGAGTTTTTAGTTTCCGAGTTATACATCACTTCGTTGCGAACATTTGACCGGACTTTTTTTAGCGCCGTCATTGAAGTTTTTGAGCTTTATGTTATACTTTCTAAGCTGACCGACTGTTTGTTTACAAGTTTCTAGTATACGAGTCACATAATACGAATTACACAAAACTCTCATTTTGAACATTTCACCAAAGTTTTAGAGCATTTCTCCAAACTTTCTGAGCATCATCATTCAACTTTCAGAGCTAACAAGGTTCTTGAGCATAATACTCTACTTTTTGAGCATACTGATATATAGATTATTAAAGCTATATAAGCATGTatgtaaaaaataataaaatgcgcTACAACAAAGTGGTTCATATAAAataattcttaaaaaaaaaatacaaatgctAATCTCTTGGAGCCATTAGTATTTCTTGAAGTCCTATGTGCGTAGGGACATTATTGACTCCGTATCTAGTAATGTCATCCTCTACAGCTGTATTAATAGTCAATTTTTTCCGTGCACGAGTTGCAGCAGCCTTATGTTTTCCGCGAGCTCGACTTGTTTCAATATCTCGAATGCTCCTCTTTCTAGCAAATTTTTCACCTTTCTTCGTCCTCCCCTTTGGATCTTGTATTACATCTACATCGCCCCCTTCTATATCTGAAACATCAATGCCACCCAAAATACCTTCTACTTCTGCTTTTGCCTGTGCAAAACAATTTTCAACAATACCTCTAGTTATGTCATTCTCAGCACTAGCAACAATGAGCTTATGAAATTGGCGATGCATATCCAGCCTCCATACAGGTCCTGCTATCATTCCCCTTCCCCTCGCGCCTTCCGCTAAATCCTCTTTCGGCTTCGCATCTTTTGTCCACCGTTTAAGAACATAAATCATTGGTATCTTATCCACACAGTTACAATGATAGATAAAGAGGATGTGACGACACAAAAATCCACCCTCTTCAAACCTTTTGCAAGTGCAACATGCATAGTTCGTCGACGGATCAAATGATACAATATGGGCAAACTCATCCGTACGTTCAGTGTACACGCAATAGCAAAGTGTATCATCAATACTGGGTCTGATCTTATGTTTATAAGACATGGCCTTCACAAACTCTTTCTGAAACCGCGCGTAAGCTCCGATCGTATAAATCTTAGATGCAAATTCAAGTAATGAACAGGGTATAGCAACCTCAGGCCTACCCTCCCAACAAAGACTGTTGTCTTTTCGTTCATGACTCCTCCATTCACTCAAAACCGTACCAAatatatcataaaaatcacagAGGGTAGTAGTCTTACTAAGCCGCTTACAAATAGAATTGTTGGCCGACTCGCTCCTTTGAGAGGATAATACTCCAGCAGAGAAATAATCTTTGCCATACGCACAACACCACTTTTCCCTCAACTTGTACAAACTTGTTAACCAAGGATGATGTGCACAATTATATTCCGTAGTTAACCTGGGGAAACAATTAAACAATTAGTATAATAAAAAATGAATCCGCCTTGAGCAAATATTTTTACGGGCAAACACAACATTGTTTtgatattactaaaattatttctTCCACACTAGTTTTATTTAGTATGAGAATTTAATCACTTCATAGGGAATAAGTTTTCGAGCTTAAGCTAACagtgaattgaaaaaaaaaaatatgtaagaTAAACAGCATAAAACAAGTAAAAATAAACTAACCACATACAAACATGATACAAATCTAAAATCAAAGCATCGTACTATCAATAAAAGGCCTTACCTTTTCCAACAATGTTCTAATTCTTCTTCAGTATGGCAACGTTTCAAGATACGACTGAACAACTTGTTAAAACCTACTTTATCCTTCAAATGACCAAGGTGTGCAGATGAGTTCTTAAATAAATGCCATACACATAGTCGATGCTTCGACTGTGGGAAACAAGTTTTAATCGCATTTGACATTGCCTTAGACTGATCCGTCATTATAGTCCTTGGTTGTATACCACCCATCGAGGCCAGAAATGTTTTGTATAACCACTCAAAAGATTCTGTGCTCTCATTCAACATAAAACCAATACCGAATAAGCATATCCGAGTATGATTGTTAATCCCTACAAAGGGTGCACAGACCATGTCATATTTGTTCGTACAATATGTCCCATCATTTCCAAGAAGCTCATAAAATGCCTCGTAATCTTGCCTCATGATTCCATCCCTAAAAAATACACTCACAAGGGAATTATTCTCATCTAATtcaaaatcataataaaaatctTTCTCACTCGCGGCTCTCTGTTTCAAAATTTTTATCAGTGTGTTGCAATCCGTAGTATCGAACTGTTTTTTCGTTGCCTTTTTTACTGCGCTTGCAGCATCAGCATACTCAAAACCCACTACATGAGATCCTCCAGCTTCTGTAACCAAAGACCTAAAACCATCTGCTAGACGAACACCGCTATTTCGGAGGTGCACCAGGTATTTAATCTCACTAGATTCAATTTTTCTGTGGCATTTCAGATGATGAACTTCACTAGGATGACAAAACTCATGGTTGTGTACCATTTCATGTCGTGAGCACTTATATTTACCATCGACGATCATAAAAGAGATCATTGCCTTACACCCGGTTCTCCGGCTCAACTTTGAATACTGCTTTCCCAAAGTTCCTTGTTTCACCTTAGTACCCTGTTTGTAACAACAAAGTTCTTTTGAAACAACAATACCTTTCGTATTCTTCCGCTCATTAGATTTCCTAATCCCAAAACACTTAATAAATGAATATCTACAATATGCTCGGTAAGCATCCTCCTCGGTATCATATGTTAGTCCAAGCAATTCAGATTCCTTAGCCTCGACCCATACATTTTCGCCATTAGAATCTGAAAACATATTATCCGATGTAATTTGTTACTAGAATAATCACCCAGTGCATATTAAACTTTACGAGTTGCATTAAAAATTAATTGAGCAAGGCCACAAAGTTTCTGAGCATTTCTTAATCTCCAGTTGAATGATAATCCAGTCTAAGTATGAATGTATGAAATATCTCTTTTATCACAAATATAAACAAAGTCTAAGCATTAAAACGACCCTGCTACTATATGGCATAATCAATCATAAATTGGCCGGAATCATTGAGCAGTAGATGCATGTTATTGAGTTTCTACTTTTCGAGCTACACATAACTCGTTTTCGAGCATTTGACTAGACTTCTTGAGCATCGTCTAGAATTTTATGTGCAATGTATTATTCTTTTAGAGCTGACTTATTTCTTGATTTCAACCAATACAACCAAGTAATAATACATCAAGTTTAAATTGTCTCACAGGATGTTAAAACACTGCCACACTAGGTAAAATTCATCAAGGATACAGATACTTGCACACGCTAATTGAATATATACTTTGTTTAAAGATTTGCCAGGTTCAAGCTTTtaaaacaatcacaaaacacataGCAAAACAGCAAATAAAAGTGAAACTAAGACGACCATTTTCCTACATCGCACATTCAACCATCAACCGGCCGGAACTTTTGAGCATTATCTAATAGTTTTTGAGTTATTACCTTTCGGGTTATACATCACTTGCTAGTGATCATTTTACTCGACTTTTTTGAGCAATATCATTCAAGTCTCTGAGCATTGTCTTATACTCTCTAAGCAAATCAACTGTTTACTCGGATATTGAGCAATTCACCAAACTTTTAGAGCATTTAATAAACTTTCTGAGCATCATCTTAAACTTTTTGAGCTAACATGATTTCTGAGCATTGTACTCTAATTTCTGAGCATACTGATCTATGGTCTATTAAAACTATTTATCGTTATCCATAACCATAATAATTATCGCCAGCAACAAaataacaacaacatcatcatcatcatcatcatcatcatcatcatcatcatcatcatcatactcTAATGGTCTTAATTACAAATATTGGGAATGAATTAGAACTAACTTTAAAATAGTAAAAATAAAATAAGCAAATCAATTTTAATATGAGATATACCTAATGTGCAGAAACTCTGATTTGCGGCTCCTTCTACATCAATTTCGTCATCGATTGTTGATGCATCTGTcatttgatgatcaattgttGATGATTCCATCAATTGCATTCCGTCAATAGATAGTAATTGCAGCATATTTGTTGAATCTTCGGCCATCGATAAATACACTAAtaaaatcaattttgattttgtAGCTGCGTTGGATTTGGGAAGACAAAATGTACAGATGATCCAACAAAAGAATTGTTTGTTGATAGTGATAACTACTACTTCCTACAAACTTGCCGAGTAATACCAAGTTTgttcagattttttttttattttattttgtttttaatttaatagataaAAAGACTCTTATAGCCTCGGTTGTAATAGATAAAAAGACTCTTATAGCCTCGGTTGTAATACATCCGATGTACCATCCACGGACTGGGTTTAATGTGAATAAGTATTCTAAAGTGTTAAATAAATTAggataatttaaaatatatttcaatAAATGTAGGGTACTTTAAAGAATTTCTACTTCAATCTTTTTAACCATCAGGCCAGctactattttgcgtaaaaacatacttactcgacagagtaagccccactcgatagagtacccaaagacactgaagaccgtagtattacactccaCTTAAATCCTTGTGTCCACATCAAAGGCGAAGAAAATAGCGGATTCGAGGAAGTATAATTTTTCAATTTAGTTTCTTTTTAATAATTTGCAATCCGTATAATTTAAAAAGTAAAAAATTTATATAAATCGTGCATGAATCTACATATTAGAAAAGCAAAGTCATTTTAAAAATTGTTGTACATGTTGTATATGAGTTACACCAAGCCGAGATGTTCTGCTTTTTGGGTTTCACATCTGGTAATATGAGTGAGTGCGCGTTTTTCTAACAAGGGACAAAGATCAATATAAAACGAAAGTTCAACAGAATTTGAACCCACAACCTCTCGTATGCAATGATTTTTCAATGGTATAGCTGTTTAAGTTGGTTTGTCATCATAATGTTAAGGGGTCGGGTCGCCCCATTGACAGATTGATGCGCTCAATCAGCTGATAAAGTTGTTTAGGGTCGTACTCTTTTCTAGAGTTGGAAATAGGAGCATCAAACTCCGGTCTCATGGTGGCTATTCAACCAaaaaatgaggccccaaatatgaatgaaCACGTGTACTATTGTTCGAGATTTGTATTGAATTTTatcaataaaacttgtaaatacaATGACCATAATCGGAGGCGCAGTTCCCACGCCCGTGGCCTTAGACGCCCCTGGGAATGAGTAGTAACTGACACATTTACTGTTTTACTTGCTCTCTATTGAACTGTAAATCTACGCTTCCATCACCATACTCCATCTTCACCGTCCTAATTTTATACAAGTAGTTATAAAGAGCAATCTGAAAACGATCGACAACAATGAATTACTGAAGAAAAGGAAATTTAAAAGTTTGTAGCGCTCAAACTACAATACACGATGAAAATTGAATCCAGAATATTTTGATTGATTCTCGAGTATCTTAAATAACAACTATGCTCGAGTAGGGGGGTCGGCTATGCAAGTCTTACCTACGTTTTGCAAACACGCAAAGATTATTATCCGATTAACCAATAACGAATAAAGCGAAACTAATTAATTCAAACATCAATAAAGAAAGAGCACAGTCCGTCATATCCATTGTTTGCCAAAAGAGGGTCTTCATTTATGGAAAAGAAGGCAGGTCTTCAGCTCCATATCCTTTATGCAACACCAAACTCTCGGAATAGTTTTGCAATTCTCTAAAACATTTTATAGATTTGCCATGAATCTGTACTCGGCAATCCGCAAGATTATAGGACTTTGTCCCACACCTAAGATGTCTACTACCGTCAACACTCTCATAGTAGAATACCACTGAATTCTCGCGTGAGTACGATTTAAATAAGTTGAAACCAGCTTTGCTCGAAGTTCCTGAAAACCATAAAGTCCACTCCCGCTTTCCGCTCTCCTGTTCCAGCACCCATATGTTTGAACTTACTCGCGAAATACAGAAAATAGCTAGCGATTCCCCAATAAGAAACATAAACCACAAAGTTTCTTGCTCATCACAAGTATTTGGGAGTTCCATAAAGGTGAATTTCTCCGAACTAAAGTCGAGGGAAACAAGATGCGTATGTTTTATTCTATAATTACCATTATCCCCATCCGGATCATTTCCAAACCAGTGCGCTGTCCCTTGAAAGTAACAATCAAATTTCTTGTAAGGAGAATACCCGAACATACGTTTAAAGTAATCATGGCTGATACCGCAGCCATTATTTCTGACATTCCATCGTTGATCACTTAGCGTATAAACTGCAAAATTCATCA contains:
- the LOC141587887 gene encoding protein FAR1-RELATED SEQUENCE 5-like; its protein translation is MAEDSTNMLQLLSIDGMQLMESSTIDHQMTDASTIDDEIDVEGAANQSFCTLDSNGENVWVEAKESELLGLTYDTEEDAYRAYCRYSFIKCFGIRKSNERKNTKGIVVSKELCCYKQGTKVKQGTLGKQYSKLSRRTGCKAMISFMIVDGKYKCSRHEMVHNHEFCHPSEVHHLKCHRKIESSEIKYLVHLRNSGVRLADGFRSLVTEAGGSHVVGFEYADAASAVKKATKKQFDTTDCNTLIKILKQRAASEKDFYYDFELDENNSLVSVFFRDGIMRQDYEAFYELLGNDGTYCTNKYDMVCAPFVGINNHTRICLFGIGFMLNESTESFEWLYKTFLASMGGIQPRTIMTDQSKAMSNAIKTCFPQSKHRLCVWHLFKNSSAHLGHLKDKVGFNKLFSRILKRCHTEEELEHCWKRLTTEYNCAHHPWLTSLYKLREKWCCAYGKDYFSAGVLSSQRSESANNSICKRLSKTTTLCDFYDIFGTVLSEWRSHERKDNSLCWEGRPEVAIPCSLLEFASKIYTIGAYARFQKEFVKAMSYKHKIRPSIDDTLCYCVYTERTDEFAHIVSFDPSTNYACCTCKRFEEGGFLCRHILFIYHCNCVDKIPMIYVLKRWTKDAKPKEDLAEGARGRGMIAGPVWRLDMHRQFHKLIVASAENDITRGIVENCFAQAKAEVEGILGGIDVSDIEGGDVDVIQDPKGRTKKGEKFARKRSIRDIETSRARGKHKAAATRARKKLTINTAVEDDITRYGVNNVPTHIGLQEILMAPRD
- the LOC141587888 gene encoding putative F-box protein At5g47300 — encoded protein: MTVRRADTLGKPANIFKNPEYYSLRGNCDGLLLMCRTGLDHCPELTIWNLSCRKSLLLPPCPFPQFYNRLSDYICVFGFASQSKDYKVILITIERYEDPKAMMNFAVYTLSDQRWNVRNNGCGISHDYFKRMFGYSPYKKFDCYFQGTAHWFGNDPDGDNGNYRIKHTHLVSLDFSSEKFTFMELPNTCDEQETLWFMFLIGESLAIFCISRVSSNIWVLEQESGKREWTLWFSGTSSKAGFNLFKSYSRENSVVFYYESVDGSRHLRCGTKSYNLADCRVQIHGKSIKCFRELQNYSESLVLHKGYGAEDLPSFP